The following coding sequences lie in one Miscanthus floridulus cultivar M001 chromosome 9, ASM1932011v1, whole genome shotgun sequence genomic window:
- the LOC136480981 gene encoding extensin-like has protein sequence MPLAAPPPHRPTPGRPSPDLSSHRRPPRTPRRPPSSTPATTAGAPCSYARPPRLHRRLPCARPALLPPRRPPPVAPRARPPRLHRRPPRARQALLPPCRPSCPRAGPHRWPPAPGRPVPTATPRPALSSA, from the coding sequence atGCCACTAGCCGCCCCGCCTCCGCACCGCCCCACGCCTGGCCGCCCCTCCCCCGACCTCAGCTCCCACCGGCGGCCACCCCGCACCCCACGCCGGCCCCCCTCTTCCACCCCAGCCACCACCGCCGGGGCCCCCTGTAGCTACGCCCGGCCGCCCCGGCTCCACCGGCGGCTGCCCTGCGCCCGGCCGGCCCTCCTCCCCCCGCGCCGGCCACCACCGGTGGCCCCCCGCGCCCGGCCGCCCCGGCTCCACCGGCGGCCGCCCCGCGCCCGGCAGGCCCTCCTCCCCCCGTGCCGGCCCTCCTGCCCCCGCGCTGGCCCCCACCGGTGGCCCCCTGCGCCCGGCCGCCCCGTCCCCACCGCCACCCCGAGGCCAGCCCTCAGCTCGGCCTGA